In Dyadobacter sp. NIV53, a single window of DNA contains:
- a CDS encoding RagB/SusD family nutrient uptake outer membrane protein, with protein MKIRYITFSLTVLILLLGSCKDTLDMAPDGKLTMDQIFEDNNKVGAFLNSCYANIPVKGTRYFFWSRGPVDWSDDAWDTDAEAESWIMSGRMYNGDASAGSHPITNISADAGNGNYWANYWAAIRNCTIFISRIDEATVKSPAERNRWKAEAHLLRAYYYSELLKWFGPALPIEREAYEFSADFSGVKKESYYDVVKFIIEDCDVALATSELPWRITTDAEAGRVSKALAEAVKSKMILFAASPLNNGGANLWQDAYLINKTSLANLRANGYELYNKVNFPQTYLSDDAYLGPNKNVNTALYNEYFTQTMTYTGSPVDRETIFQSREGQGNIWDIDGIGSQDGYKSGTCPSQELVDAYETIDGKPVLNLANPYADEKHLQPNYNAANTLYNPNDPYKNRDPRFYASIYYNGSKRKAMWNFAEAPESFENYPAPIGNRARIIATYVNEPQTGIHSTTRKATRTGYYERKFLHPNSGNDNPIGGANYKLFRLGEIILNFAEAAAEAGQSVEAIAAVNEIRKRAGMPDLPAGLSKDELIQRIRNERRVELAMEENRYFDLRRWSAPTGDLAKTDRWITAMEITRKADGTYSYARRNVRNVERKNYTNKFLWVPVPLDEANRLRAITGSDWQNAGW; from the coding sequence ATGAAAATCAGATATATAACATTCTCATTAACAGTGTTGATACTGCTATTGGGTTCGTGCAAAGATACACTGGACATGGCACCTGACGGAAAGCTCACCATGGATCAGATCTTTGAGGATAATAATAAAGTTGGTGCCTTTCTTAACAGCTGTTATGCCAATATTCCTGTAAAAGGAACCCGTTATTTCTTCTGGAGCAGAGGCCCGGTTGACTGGAGTGACGACGCCTGGGATACCGATGCAGAAGCCGAATCCTGGATTATGTCGGGACGGATGTACAATGGCGATGCATCTGCGGGAAGCCACCCGATTACCAACATCAGTGCGGACGCAGGCAATGGTAATTACTGGGCAAATTATTGGGCAGCCATTCGTAACTGTACCATTTTCATTAGTCGGATTGATGAGGCAACTGTAAAGAGTCCGGCTGAAAGAAATCGCTGGAAAGCCGAAGCACATTTACTGCGGGCCTATTATTATTCAGAATTACTGAAATGGTTTGGACCGGCTTTGCCTATCGAACGTGAAGCGTACGAATTTTCGGCAGATTTTTCGGGTGTTAAAAAGGAGAGTTATTACGACGTTGTAAAATTCATAATTGAAGATTGCGATGTTGCGCTTGCTACTTCCGAATTACCATGGCGCATTACAACGGATGCAGAAGCAGGCCGTGTGAGCAAAGCACTTGCAGAAGCTGTAAAATCCAAGATGATCCTCTTTGCTGCAAGTCCGCTTAATAACGGTGGAGCAAATCTTTGGCAGGATGCTTACCTGATCAATAAAACATCTCTTGCCAATCTGAGAGCGAATGGTTACGAGCTGTATAATAAAGTCAATTTTCCACAGACTTATCTGTCGGATGATGCTTATTTAGGCCCCAACAAAAATGTAAATACAGCGCTCTACAACGAATATTTTACACAAACAATGACTTACACCGGCAGCCCGGTTGACAGGGAAACCATTTTCCAGAGCCGTGAAGGCCAGGGGAATATATGGGATATTGACGGGATCGGATCTCAGGATGGTTATAAATCCGGTACCTGCCCATCTCAGGAACTGGTAGATGCTTACGAAACTATAGACGGAAAACCGGTTTTGAATCTGGCCAACCCATATGCGGATGAGAAACATTTGCAGCCGAATTACAACGCAGCTAATACCCTTTACAATCCGAATGATCCGTACAAAAACAGGGATCCGCGCTTTTATGCTTCCATTTATTACAATGGGTCAAAAAGGAAAGCCATGTGGAATTTTGCAGAAGCACCTGAATCATTCGAAAACTATCCGGCTCCGATCGGAAACCGCGCACGAATTATTGCCACTTATGTGAACGAACCGCAAACCGGAATCCATTCGACTACCAGAAAGGCTACACGTACAGGTTATTATGAAAGAAAATTCCTGCATCCTAATTCAGGAAACGACAATCCGATTGGCGGAGCAAATTATAAACTGTTCAGGCTGGGAGAGATAATCCTGAATTTTGCTGAGGCAGCAGCCGAAGCCGGGCAGTCTGTCGAGGCAATAGCTGCTGTAAACGAAATCCGCAAAAGAGCCGGAATGCCTGATCTGCCTGCCGGATTATCGAAAGATGAACTGATCCAGCGCATCCGGAATGAACGCAGAGTGGAACTGGCCATGGAAGAAAACCGGTATTTTGATCTGCGCCGCTGGTCAGCTCCGACGGGTGATCTTGCCAAAACAGACAGATGGATCACGGCAATGGAAATTACCCGGAAAGCTGATGGAACGTACAGTTACGCCCGCAGGAATGTCCGTAATGTGGAACGTAAAAATTATACCAATAAATTTTTATGGGTGCCTGTGCCGCTGGATGAGGCAAACCGGCTCAGGGCAATTACAGGCTCAGACTGGCAAAATGCAGGTTGGTAA
- a CDS encoding TonB-dependent receptor: MLNTKAANALYNLQEFFDSVIKQIRPVKNRTAQEVNDTFLQLETHSIMQKRRQPDEILIKPWRTIILQFIISLLFVSSSFAHDLRAQEILDQRISISVVDMDVEKILEKIESQTKVRFVYSHEVIRAGRKVSFNSQDERLEIILENLLNPLDISYEVSKKKTILLKRGAKKKSVLETGSLLKNSAQGKLTQSVPVPDKTVKGKVTDEKGDPLPGVSVVVKGTTQGATTSTEGTYQLIVGDDAPVLIFSFVGYLSQEIAVGNMSTLDITLKVDERALEEVVVVGFGEQKKVSVTGAVSSINSEALQQNSSASLANALSGRLPGLTSIQSGGGQPGRDDATMYLRGAATTNGTGPLILIDGVPRDNIRTLDANEVASVSVLKDASATAVFGVRGANGVILITTKRGVAGKTSLTLNAEQSYSSFTREPERLHSLEYMKLRNEASQNDGITPLPFTQEIMDKYANPLAGLDPNDPEYAAKAKLRNYMYPDHDYYREYISRFAPQTRVNMNVSGGTDKVSYFVNGAYLHQGGNLNTQPKSVLGYDPSSKMDRYNFRANIDYKVTNSLKAFLNIGSYIEQVNMPAAWLYGDDTNWMMRDLLYQAQTVLPITPGPVTIDGFGVAPGQIVDPGYMDRSAFEIMNRFGYRNEVRSNLNASYGMEWDLSNTIAKGLSIKGMISYDSRATTAMQGSKSERLYLAEVNTTTDMLSYAVKRSDERLLSLSKGANSRYNINMQGSLNYSRLFGNKHDVGGMILAQRDNWESTNGEIPYNVLGVAARATYAFDSRYLAEVNMGYNGSEQFAPDKRFGFFPAVSAGWIVTNEEFMKNNKFITNLKLRASYGKVGNDILGQTRETSPRFLYQSNITMGGGSLPSLGLGQGVSQGLLGNPNITWEVAKKQNYGVDLQLFRDLSLSVDVFKEKRSNILISRGTVPEFQGVPLGNIPKVNMGLVDNKGYEFELTYNKAIAKDLTIMVRGNYGYNRNVVKFLDEVSRDETYAYRYRSTGFSLQQTWGYKIDYSNGNGYFNSKEELDSYLSKTTYGFGEPRVGDFKYVDLNKDGVINDKDQSPIGYSGIPRVTYGLSLSVDYKGFDFTTFFQGVGKYSMNYAQQGVYEYIIRGTYFDYHKTAWTPERFANGEKITYPALSTHSTTNHTANDFFIMNRSFTRLKNLVLGYTLPKASLQMIGVQKLRVYASAQNLLTWDHLRMNHLDPENNDPLGYPVTRMINFGVNITF, encoded by the coding sequence TTGCTCAACACGAAAGCAGCCAATGCTTTATATAATCTTCAGGAATTTTTTGACAGTGTAATTAAACAAATACGTCCGGTTAAAAACCGGACGGCTCAGGAAGTAAACGATACTTTTCTACAATTAGAAACCCATTCAATTATGCAAAAACGTCGGCAACCAGACGAAATTCTGATTAAACCATGGAGGACTATTATACTCCAGTTTATAATTTCTTTGCTTTTTGTAAGCAGCTCATTTGCCCATGATCTGCGTGCACAGGAAATTTTAGATCAACGTATATCTATATCGGTAGTGGATATGGATGTTGAAAAAATATTGGAAAAAATAGAAAGCCAGACCAAAGTGCGCTTCGTATATAGCCATGAAGTAATCCGGGCTGGAAGGAAAGTTTCCTTTAACAGTCAGGATGAACGTCTTGAAATTATATTGGAAAACCTTCTGAACCCGCTTGATATTTCTTATGAAGTATCGAAGAAAAAAACGATTTTACTAAAACGGGGTGCAAAGAAAAAGTCAGTTCTGGAAACGGGCAGCCTGTTAAAAAATTCTGCTCAGGGAAAATTAACACAATCTGTACCCGTGCCTGACAAAACTGTGAAAGGTAAGGTTACAGATGAAAAAGGAGATCCGCTGCCTGGTGTAAGCGTTGTAGTAAAAGGCACAACACAAGGTGCAACTACCAGTACGGAAGGTACTTACCAGCTTATTGTAGGCGATGATGCGCCAGTTCTGATTTTTAGTTTTGTGGGTTATCTGAGCCAGGAAATTGCGGTCGGGAATATGTCTACGCTGGACATAACATTGAAAGTTGACGAAAGGGCACTGGAAGAAGTTGTCGTAGTAGGTTTCGGTGAACAGAAAAAAGTATCCGTAACAGGTGCGGTCTCTTCCATTAATAGTGAAGCATTGCAGCAAAATTCCTCTGCAAGTTTAGCCAATGCGTTATCTGGCCGCCTTCCGGGATTAACTTCCATTCAATCCGGTGGCGGACAGCCGGGGCGTGATGATGCCACCATGTACCTGCGTGGTGCGGCTACTACGAATGGAACGGGCCCGCTGATTCTGATTGACGGAGTTCCGCGTGACAATATCCGTACACTTGATGCCAATGAAGTCGCCTCGGTTTCGGTATTAAAAGATGCATCAGCAACGGCAGTATTTGGCGTAAGAGGTGCCAATGGCGTGATCCTGATCACTACAAAGCGTGGTGTAGCAGGCAAAACTTCATTGACTTTAAATGCCGAGCAGAGTTATTCATCTTTCACAAGGGAACCTGAACGCCTTCATTCACTGGAATATATGAAGCTGAGAAATGAAGCTTCTCAGAACGATGGAATTACACCGCTGCCATTTACACAGGAGATCATGGATAAATATGCAAATCCGCTGGCCGGACTGGATCCGAATGATCCTGAATATGCTGCAAAGGCGAAATTGAGAAATTACATGTATCCTGATCATGATTATTATCGTGAATACATCTCCCGTTTTGCACCACAAACCCGTGTAAATATGAATGTAAGCGGTGGTACTGATAAGGTTTCATATTTTGTAAATGGCGCCTATCTGCATCAGGGAGGAAATCTGAATACCCAGCCAAAATCTGTTTTGGGGTATGATCCTTCTTCTAAAATGGACCGGTATAATTTCAGGGCTAATATAGATTACAAGGTTACCAATTCCCTCAAAGCATTCCTGAACATCGGTAGTTACATTGAGCAGGTAAATATGCCGGCAGCCTGGCTGTATGGCGATGATACCAACTGGATGATGAGAGACCTTCTTTATCAGGCACAAACTGTACTTCCGATCACACCCGGCCCGGTAACAATCGACGGATTTGGTGTAGCTCCCGGTCAAATTGTTGACCCTGGTTATATGGACCGTTCTGCATTTGAAATTATGAACCGGTTTGGTTATCGTAATGAAGTAAGGTCAAACCTGAATGCATCGTACGGCATGGAGTGGGATTTGAGCAATACGATTGCAAAAGGATTGAGTATTAAAGGAATGATCTCCTATGATTCGAGGGCAACAACAGCCATGCAGGGAAGCAAGTCAGAACGATTGTATCTGGCGGAGGTGAATACAACAACGGATATGCTGAGCTATGCAGTGAAAAGATCGGATGAAAGATTGCTTTCCTTGTCTAAAGGTGCCAATTCCCGCTACAATATTAACATGCAGGGTTCACTTAATTATTCGCGTTTGTTTGGAAATAAACACGATGTAGGTGGAATGATCCTGGCACAGCGCGATAACTGGGAATCAACCAATGGTGAAATTCCTTATAACGTATTAGGGGTTGCAGCAAGAGCCACGTATGCTTTTGACAGCCGCTATCTGGCAGAAGTTAATATGGGGTACAACGGTTCCGAACAGTTTGCACCGGATAAGCGTTTCGGTTTTTTTCCGGCAGTATCGGCCGGCTGGATCGTAACTAACGAAGAGTTTATGAAGAACAACAAATTCATAACAAACCTGAAATTGCGCGCATCTTATGGTAAGGTAGGTAATGACATTCTGGGGCAAACAAGGGAAACCAGCCCAAGGTTTTTGTACCAGAGCAATATTACCATGGGAGGAGGTTCGTTGCCAAGTTTAGGGTTGGGGCAGGGAGTGAGCCAGGGACTTTTGGGGAATCCGAACATTACCTGGGAAGTTGCCAAAAAGCAAAACTATGGCGTTGATCTTCAATTGTTCAGGGACCTGAGCTTATCGGTAGATGTTTTTAAAGAAAAACGTAGTAATATCCTGATTTCCAGAGGGACCGTTCCTGAATTTCAGGGAGTACCGCTGGGTAATATCCCAAAGGTGAATATGGGGCTGGTTGATAACAAAGGTTATGAATTCGAGCTGACTTACAACAAAGCTATTGCCAAAGATCTTACTATTATGGTAAGGGGTAATTATGGTTATAACCGTAATGTTGTGAAGTTCCTGGATGAAGTAAGCCGTGATGAAACCTACGCTTACAGATACAGGAGTACTGGTTTTTCTTTGCAGCAGACTTGGGGTTATAAAATTGATTACAGCAATGGAAACGGTTATTTCAATTCCAAAGAAGAGCTGGATTCATACCTAAGCAAAACCACTTACGGTTTTGGTGAGCCACGTGTCGGGGATTTCAAGTATGTCGATTTAAACAAGGACGGTGTTATTAATGATAAAGACCAGTCGCCCATCGGATATTCAGGGATTCCACGCGTTACCTACGGCCTTTCACTATCTGTCGATTACAAAGGTTTTGACTTTACAACATTTTTTCAGGGTGTAGGCAAATATAGCATGAACTACGCTCAGCAAGGTGTATATGAATACATCATCAGAGGTACTTACTTCGATTACCATAAAACCGCCTGGACGCCCGAACGTTTTGCAAATGGTGAAAAGATCACTTATCCCGCGCTGAGTACGCACAGCACAACGAACCATACGGCCAATGACTTTTTTATTATGAACCGGTCATTTACGCGTTTGAAAAATCTGGTGCTGGGTTATACACTTCCAAAAGCATCGCTTCAGATGATCGGGGTTCAGAAGCTGAGAGTTTATGCCAGTGCACAAAACCTGCTGACATGGGATCATTTGCGAATGAACCATCTTGATCCGGAGAATAATGATCCGCTGGGTTATCCGGTTACCAGAATGATCAATTTTGGTGTAAACATTACTTTCTAA
- a CDS encoding FecR family protein: MNNYNDFGVKDWLEDPKFRNWVYRNESDRFWLTFLENTPSQRDNIEQAKNILLSVRGELDSISEQEVKSRIFTLLSTISVEDKNEKNPWWKGKWLQVAAVVLLTAGLGGYYWERLFPAPQPYYTMLENLKRSDMKEVINSDKNIKLVSLPDGSSVVLKQNARISYPVEFAPDKREVYLLGEAFFEVEKNPEQPFFVYSGEMRTRVTGTSFSIKANGQDKEVQLVVKTGIVEVSALNQNGGSSADLEKKTITLSPNQLVTLDRESLDIKTRKVDRPVLINLSIESQDFVFKRTPLKEAFATLEKTYGVQINFDKKITEGCTITAQLSDEPVLEKLDMICAIVNARYETDNGIITVFSNGCRE; this comes from the coding sequence ATGAATAATTATAATGACTTCGGGGTAAAGGACTGGCTTGAAGATCCAAAGTTTCGTAACTGGGTCTACAGGAATGAATCGGACAGATTCTGGCTTACTTTTCTCGAAAACACACCCTCACAGCGCGATAATATTGAACAGGCAAAAAATATCCTTTTGTCTGTCCGTGGAGAACTGGATTCTATTTCTGAACAGGAAGTTAAATCCAGAATTTTCACATTGCTAAGTACCATCTCAGTTGAAGATAAAAATGAAAAAAATCCCTGGTGGAAGGGCAAATGGCTACAGGTAGCAGCTGTGGTGTTATTGACAGCCGGACTGGGAGGTTATTATTGGGAGAGATTATTTCCTGCGCCTCAGCCGTATTATACGATGCTGGAAAACCTGAAGCGCTCCGATATGAAGGAAGTTATCAACAGTGATAAAAATATTAAGCTGGTCAGCTTGCCTGATGGAAGTTCAGTGGTTTTAAAACAAAATGCCCGTATCAGCTATCCAGTAGAATTCGCTCCTGATAAAAGAGAAGTCTACCTGTTGGGAGAAGCCTTTTTTGAAGTGGAAAAAAATCCTGAACAGCCATTTTTTGTCTATTCCGGCGAAATGAGAACCCGTGTTACCGGAACCAGTTTCAGTATAAAGGCAAATGGACAGGATAAAGAAGTACAACTGGTCGTAAAAACGGGAATTGTAGAGGTTTCAGCTTTAAACCAAAATGGCGGATCATCGGCCGATTTGGAAAAGAAAACAATAACATTAAGCCCAAATCAGCTGGTGACATTAGACAGGGAAAGCCTGGATATAAAAACAAGAAAAGTAGATCGTCCTGTACTGATAAATTTATCCATTGAATCACAGGATTTTGTATTTAAAAGAACACCATTGAAGGAAGCATTTGCCACACTGGAAAAAACGTATGGCGTGCAGATAAACTTCGATAAAAAGATAACGGAAGGCTGTACGATCACCGCACAACTTAGTGACGAACCGGTATTAGAAAAACTTGACATGATATGCGCTATAGTGAATGCCAGATATGAGACTGACAACGGAATTATAACGGTATTTTCTAATGGATGCAGGGAATAA
- a CDS encoding RNA polymerase sigma factor, with protein sequence MKQTEYLHDIYQSTRWQQFCRGDKNAFAEIAEHNYKTLHHYGTRFTTDRNLIQDCIQDLFLDIWEKRESLTYILAIKPYLFQSLRNNLIRRIKKQSVFSDISRNEVETEDASPESDWILTETDQLTSNRLRHAIELLPKRQREALYLKYYENLSYEEIGEIMGLQRQAVANYLQYGIQKLREYWQFNTILLTLILNTILW encoded by the coding sequence GTGAAGCAAACCGAATATCTGCACGACATATATCAATCTACGCGCTGGCAACAGTTTTGTCGCGGAGACAAAAACGCTTTTGCAGAAATCGCAGAGCATAACTATAAAACGTTGCATCATTACGGAACAAGGTTCACTACGGATCGCAACCTGATTCAGGATTGTATCCAGGATCTGTTTCTGGATATTTGGGAAAAACGTGAATCCCTGACTTACATTTTAGCTATTAAACCTTATTTATTTCAGTCCTTAAGAAACAACCTCATTCGTCGGATTAAGAAGCAATCTGTATTTTCGGATATTTCCCGGAATGAGGTAGAAACGGAAGATGCCTCACCGGAATCAGACTGGATTTTAACCGAAACAGATCAGCTTACAAGTAACCGGCTCCGGCATGCCATAGAACTTCTTCCCAAAAGGCAGCGCGAAGCTCTATACCTTAAATACTACGAAAATCTTTCCTACGAAGAAATTGGTGAAATAATGGGTTTACAGCGTCAGGCTGTTGCCAATTACCTTCAGTATGGGATCCAGAAACTCCGCGAATACTGGCAATTCAATACCATTCTGCTTACACTGATCCTGAATACCATTCTCTGGTAA
- the rhaT gene encoding L-rhamnose/proton symporter RhaT → MQALLGVLFHFIGGFASGSFYIPYKKVQGWAWESYWIVGGLFSWFIVPPIAAYLTIPGFTDIIAHTNGGILALTYFFGVLWGIGGLTYGLGVRYLGVSLGSSIILGISSVFGSLIPSIYYQFNPSPGKDSISDIFNSSWGQMVLLGLLVCVIGIIICGKAGSMKDHDLKKSGYIADDQSEFKIGLGLTVAIISGILSACFAFGIDAGKVMAQEANEIWKASNPGDGEFLFQNNVTYIVILLGGLTTNFTWCMILNARNKTFGNYTDTKTPLLSNYIFSALAGTTWFLQFFFYGMGESKLGNGASSWILHMAFIILVANSWGLILKEWNGITKKTLTTIIAGILVIILSVLIVGYGNYLKE, encoded by the coding sequence ATGCAAGCTCTTTTAGGCGTACTTTTTCATTTCATTGGTGGTTTTGCTTCCGGTAGTTTTTACATTCCTTACAAAAAAGTACAAGGCTGGGCCTGGGAATCTTATTGGATTGTTGGCGGTCTTTTTTCCTGGTTCATCGTGCCCCCGATTGCAGCCTATCTGACCATTCCCGGTTTCACTGACATCATTGCGCATACAAATGGCGGCATTCTGGCACTGACTTATTTTTTCGGAGTACTCTGGGGAATTGGTGGCCTTACCTACGGTTTGGGCGTGCGTTATCTGGGTGTTTCGCTCGGAAGTTCTATCATTTTAGGAATATCTTCTGTTTTTGGCTCTTTGATACCATCTATTTATTACCAGTTCAATCCATCGCCAGGTAAAGATTCTATCTCTGATATATTCAATAGCAGCTGGGGGCAAATGGTTTTGCTTGGCCTGCTGGTTTGTGTGATCGGTATTATCATTTGTGGAAAGGCAGGTTCGATGAAGGATCACGACCTCAAAAAAAGCGGTTACATCGCCGACGATCAATCTGAGTTTAAAATTGGTTTAGGATTAACTGTTGCGATTATTTCAGGTATTTTAAGTGCTTGTTTTGCATTCGGAATTGATGCAGGAAAGGTAATGGCACAGGAAGCCAACGAAATCTGGAAAGCATCCAATCCTGGTGACGGAGAGTTTCTTTTTCAGAACAACGTAACATATATAGTTATTTTACTTGGAGGGCTGACAACAAACTTCACCTGGTGTATGATCCTGAACGCTCGTAACAAAACTTTTGGTAATTATACAGATACAAAAACACCTTTACTTTCAAACTATATATTTTCGGCTTTGGCCGGAACAACCTGGTTTTTACAGTTCTTTTTTTACGGAATGGGAGAAAGCAAGCTGGGTAACGGCGCAAGTTCCTGGATCCTGCACATGGCGTTCATCATTCTGGTTGCCAATTCATGGGGATTGATCCTGAAAGAATGGAATGGAATTACTAAAAAAACACTGACTACCATTATTGCAGGCATACTTGTTATCATCCTTTCCGTATTGATTGTAGGTTACGGAAACTACCTGAAGGAATAA
- a CDS encoding T9SS type A sorting domain-containing protein: MDSTITVSSNGINLLNPWAGGLNASQFLKMDLNNDGLEDLIVFDRTNSKITTFVAAVSPIDPAKKAFLHAPYYEALFPKMDNWMILADYNGDGLKDLFASTSLGITVYRQVKTGNNFSWQLERDALNTQGFSGDINLQVSGTDIPAIIDIDGDSDLDVLTFDFSGNFIELHQNLSMDKFGVPDSLGRAKSPVFFRNGDCWGNFHKADNGEDFVLGDDCRVVLNPGGRVMHAGNSILLQDLNGDNKRDLLVGHVSNQHISFLQNSAEGILANFTSFTNTYPTVDPVGFYIFPAAFMEDMDFDGVKDLVTAPSVSSNVANLVDFKASNWFYHNSGTSENVDLKLVQKNFLQDQMIDVGENAAPSFFDIDGDGDLDMIIGTGGIQGATGFRGGFWLFTNVGNAKEPKYDLTSENYLDIRASLGLYNIKPQWADFNGDGISDLGFQAISSSTLKPEYRYIPNKGPAGGAVQLNPAEAILITMPVEAQIGDSPFFYDSDGDGDLDLLVGKPQGNINYYSNSGTNKQFTFKLETSAFAGVSFSFEGRFSQPAVADIDLDGYPELLTVDHTGMIRIFHGAEWGKWTKRDSLLVDRNGKSSSPIAGTYLAAAVADFNGDGKPDVAVGNNAGGLKLFTNILPVTVTGTEPGIQNTIKVYPNPADNYIKILSSKKATLRVLTVGGQAILQNINVNANQEKEISTINWASGLYLLELKSGDIRTVKKVVVR, encoded by the coding sequence ATGGACTCAACTATTACTGTTTCTTCGAATGGTATAAACCTTCTAAATCCATGGGCAGGCGGTTTAAACGCATCTCAGTTTTTGAAAATGGATCTCAATAATGACGGGCTTGAAGATCTCATAGTTTTTGATCGCACCAATAGCAAAATCACAACATTTGTTGCAGCAGTTTCGCCTATTGATCCTGCAAAAAAAGCATTTCTACATGCCCCATATTACGAAGCTTTGTTTCCGAAAATGGATAACTGGATGATACTTGCAGATTATAATGGTGACGGCTTAAAGGATCTTTTTGCAAGTACATCCCTGGGAATTACGGTTTATCGTCAGGTAAAAACAGGAAATAATTTTTCGTGGCAGCTGGAAAGAGACGCATTGAATACGCAGGGTTTTTCGGGTGATATCAATCTTCAGGTATCAGGTACCGATATTCCGGCGATTATTGATATTGACGGAGACAGTGACCTGGATGTACTTACCTTCGATTTTTCGGGTAATTTTATTGAATTGCACCAAAATCTGAGCATGGACAAATTTGGTGTTCCTGATAGTCTGGGCCGTGCAAAAAGCCCTGTTTTTTTCAGGAACGGCGATTGCTGGGGGAATTTTCATAAAGCAGACAATGGTGAGGATTTTGTTTTAGGAGATGATTGCCGTGTGGTACTGAATCCGGGAGGAAGGGTTATGCATGCCGGGAATTCAATATTACTGCAAGATCTGAATGGCGATAATAAAAGAGACCTTTTGGTTGGGCATGTGAGCAATCAGCATATTTCTTTTCTGCAAAATTCTGCTGAAGGAATATTGGCCAATTTTACCAGTTTTACCAACACGTATCCGACAGTCGATCCGGTGGGATTCTATATTTTTCCGGCAGCATTTATGGAAGATATGGATTTTGACGGTGTTAAGGATTTGGTTACTGCACCCAGCGTTTCTTCAAATGTTGCAAACCTGGTGGATTTTAAAGCATCAAACTGGTTCTATCACAATTCCGGTACATCTGAGAATGTCGATTTAAAGCTTGTACAAAAGAATTTTTTGCAGGATCAGATGATTGATGTGGGAGAAAATGCAGCACCTTCATTTTTTGATATAGATGGCGACGGAGATCTTGATATGATTATTGGAACAGGTGGGATTCAGGGAGCAACAGGATTCCGCGGAGGCTTTTGGTTATTTACAAACGTAGGTAATGCGAAGGAACCAAAATATGACCTGACCTCTGAAAATTATCTGGACATCCGTGCTTCACTGGGCTTGTACAACATCAAACCGCAATGGGCTGACTTTAATGGAGACGGCATTTCTGACCTTGGTTTTCAGGCAATTTCCAGCAGTACATTAAAACCTGAATACAGATATATCCCCAATAAGGGCCCGGCAGGAGGAGCGGTTCAGTTAAATCCTGCAGAGGCCATTTTAATTACCATGCCCGTAGAAGCGCAAATTGGAGATTCACCGTTTTTTTATGATTCGGATGGTGATGGTGACCTGGATTTACTGGTAGGGAAACCGCAGGGAAATATCAATTATTACAGTAATTCGGGCACTAACAAACAATTTACATTTAAGTTGGAAACAAGTGCTTTTGCAGGGGTTTCGTTCAGTTTTGAAGGCCGGTTTTCTCAGCCTGCTGTTGCAGATATTGATCTGGATGGCTATCCGGAGCTTCTCACTGTTGACCACACCGGTATGATCAGGATATTTCATGGAGCTGAATGGGGCAAATGGACCAAGCGTGACAGTCTGCTGGTTGACCGGAATGGTAAAAGTTCTTCACCAATAGCGGGTACTTATCTGGCCGCTGCTGTTGCGGATTTCAATGGGGACGGTAAGCCCGATGTAGCAGTTGGAAATAATGCCGGCGGGCTTAAATTATTTACCAATATTCTGCCTGTAACGGTTACAGGTACAGAACCAGGTATTCAAAATACTATAAAAGTATATCCCAACCCTGCGGATAACTATATTAAAATACTTTCTTCAAAAAAGGCCACCTTGCGTGTGCTCACAGTCGGCGGACAGGCGATTCTTCAAAATATAAATGTAAATGCAAATCAGGAAAAAGAAATTTCGACTATAAACTGGGCTTCCGGGCTTTATTTGCTTGAATTAAAAAGCGGAGATATCAGGACGGTGAAGAAGGTGGTAGTGCGCTAA